A stretch of DNA from Brachyhypopomus gauderio isolate BG-103 chromosome 7, BGAUD_0.2, whole genome shotgun sequence:
gccaacacacacacacacacacaggcaatttACAGttatcaatcaacctaacatgcatgtctttggactgtgggaggaaaccggagtacccggagaaaacccacacaggcgcTCTCACGTGCATGATGTGTTGCGTTTTGTGTATTGTTTGAAGTTGTCACaaacatgtttatatgtttGCTCTTCGGGGTGAGCGTGTTACGTGTACTGTGGTTTTTGGGGAGGTTGTTCTTTTTTTGTCTGGTTAATTTTCAACAGGTGGATTGCCTCATCAGGAGTGGAGTCTGTCACCTCCCAGCAActtccagcaaacacacacatacatacacacacacacaaccataaaggCAGTAAAGCTCGTGTCGCCTCCCAGCGACTTCCAGCAAACACAGCAGGCAGATTATGAAGCCGAAGAACCGCCCCCTCATCCAAATCGCAGAGtgagaatcaaacccagactgccttgctgtgaggcaacGCGCTAGGAGCTAGGAGCTCATTAACAAACACTCCTTAACTGGGGGGTCAAATCATACCAATACACAATAAATGCTTAATATCCAAACAGATTCATCCCCAGACATTttaacacatgcacatgtatttatttgagttactgtttcTTTGAATGACTCAACAGCATATAATTTAAGTTCTTAAAAATACAGTAGCTCTAAAATTTATCGACATGTGTGTTTTCTGCTGTTGGTCTGCGTCTTGATTTTCACGCAGGATTCCTCCAGGTAGAACCCTGGGAAAAGGGGCCCTGAGGCTTTAATACTGAAGCTGTGCAGGAAAGATTCAGCCTGCTCGACCTCCTCGGCACAAGAGAAGCTCAGTGTTTTCTGCACACAGTCCAGATGGACCCTGATGAAAGTAGGAGCTTCCTTTATGGACCGAAGCTTGGGGCTAAAGTGGCGGTTCAGCCCCTCAAAAGCCTGGAGCTGTCCATCCCAGCGCAGAGCCCAGTTGATGCAGGAGTCCACCCACGATTTGTCACGGCTCTTGCAGGTGACGCCCACCTCCCACCGGCGCGttcctctcacctccaccccccacgcGTGGTCTCCACGCCACAGGCCACGGCTGCAGATCACCTGCGGATGCAGACGGAAGCGCTCGGGGTGCGCTGGCCGGGTGTCTGGCTGGGCCACCCACCACGCTGACAAGCGGTCGTCAGAGACCCTGATGTTACAGTGGGCCGTGTTTGGATCCAGGGTGAGCCCGGTCTCTTCGGGCACAGGGGAAGGGTTCAGAGCGACGCGGATGGACGGTTTTGAGGTTGGCGTCCATGGGGGTTTCATGAGAACGCTCCTCCTCTGCTGTAGTTTGTGGCAAACCATCCTAGTCACATTTCTCACGGCGACTTGACCGTCTCGCTTCAGCTGAGCAACTGTGGCTCCGTCCAGCTCCGGTCTCTCCACACAGCATGGTGGAACACTCACGTCACCCATCAACATCTGGAGTATCAGGTCAAAATGGTCCATGGACTCTTTCATAGGAACATCTCGTTCCACCAGTACCAGAGACGCTGTGATTAGCTGCTCTGTCgccttcttcttcctctctagCTCGACGATATGAGACTCGAGATTCTTTAGCCGTGTTTGTTGCTCATTGTCGATGAGTGCGAGAACTGCATCCCGTTCAGCACAAAGCACCTCCTGTATTTCCTCAAACATCTCTGCAACCTTTTTCCTAAGTTTAGTGTGATCGCCCTCTAGCTGTGATCTTGCAGACTGCAACCAACCCACCATGGTCTGCATTTGGTGTTGGGTCTCCTCCAGTCTCTTGATATTCACTTTAAGAACATCCTTGCTCGCAGTTCCGTCTTCCTCCAGCAGTTGGCACCGGTGGGTTTTGTGCTCCTCCCAGCAGgagttacacacacaggctctgtAGTCCTTGTAGAAGAACTTGTCATGACAAACACACCCCTCTTGCCTCGTTTGGGTGTGCTTAGAGTCTGCTGTGCCGTTTCTCAGGGTTAAATGCACATTCAGTATGTTGTCGCTTTTAGTTTGCAGCTCTTTGTTGACCTGCTGACATTGTTCAGTCATGTTGGACATTTTGATGTTTCTCTGACTGGCAGGGTAGTTTTCAGACACACGGCGACACTCTGGGCACAAGTAACTCTGCTGGTAATCTGCCTGGTTCGCCCATATTTTGCATGAACATTTGTGACAGAAATGGCCACAGTTCTGCTGCAGCGGGTCATTACAGCTGCCTGGATACTGTGtgcatttcagctgcttctccaGGTCATCAGCCATAACTGCCATTCACTTCCTCCTTCAACTTTACAGAAGACAAGCAAACACGTCTAGATTAATCAATTGTTCAGTGTTACATGTAAAGAATGGTGTTGAAAAGCCCCCAAATAGTATGAACAATGTTGATTATAAGAAATTGATGACCAAATGTGATTACTTTAGTCATCAATGACATTTGATGACATTAATTGAGTTCCTTCCTGTTCCTTGATGACATTAATTTTAGCTTTGTATTCCTGTTCATTAGATCATCTAAATGAGTGACTACGCACTTAAACGGCAGGTATATATCAATCTGCACTTTATCCTCATTGTCACAGTTTTCTTTCAAATgtttcattttacatgtttgctCCAGCACATCGCATTACATTTGTGATCATGAGATAATTTTCAGTTGAATTAGAAAACAAATGGGGATCTTTTCAAGACTTTAATTTTACAGTTATTATGAGTTTTTAATTGTATTTGACCACCTACCTCTTCACCTTTATTCTTCCTGCAATGTCTTCTAATGGAAATGACAGAGATAGTGTGTTAGAACTGTGATGCAAAGCTTGTTTAGCAACTGCACTAAAACTACACTTCCCCTCCAGACCATATATAGGCGTGAACACAGCACAGAGGATGCGACGGGCTTGTGGCCCTTTTGGGGAAGACGAGATGAACTACTTGGACTTCATGTGCATGCAAGCTAACAACTAAGTATTAAAATAAAGAATTTGAAGAGCAGGCTTGTCATAAACAAAATATCCATCGC
This window harbors:
- the LOC143519640 gene encoding tripartite motif-containing protein 75-like: MAVMADDLEKQLKCTQYPGSCNDPLQQNCGHFCHKCSCKIWANQADYQQSYLCPECRRVSENYPASQRNIKMSNMTEQCQQVNKELQTKSDNILNVHLTLRNGTADSKHTQTRQEGCVCHDKFFYKDYRACVCNSCWEEHKTHRCQLLEEDGTASKDVLKVNIKRLEETQHQMQTMVGWLQSARSQLEGDHTKLRKKVAEMFEEIQEVLCAERDAVLALIDNEQQTRLKNLESHIVELERKKKATEQLITASLVLVERDVPMKESMDHFDLILQMLMGDVSVPPCCVERPELDGATVAQLKRDGQVAVRNVTRMVCHKLQQRRSVLMKPPWTPTSKPSIRVALNPSPVPEETGLTLDPNTAHCNIRVSDDRLSAWWVAQPDTRPAHPERFRLHPQVICSRGLWRGDHAWGVEVRGTRRWEVGVTCKSRDKSWVDSCINWALRWDGQLQAFEGLNRHFSPKLRSIKEAPTFIRVHLDCVQKTLSFSCAEEVEQAESFLHSFSIKASGPLFPGFYLEESCVKIKTQTNSRKHTCR